One window from the genome of Pelodictyon luteolum DSM 273 encodes:
- the cpaB gene encoding Flp pilus assembly protein CpaB, whose product MKKPIIAAIALILGAMAAFTAARWVNVAQHTGPKVVIVALPIELGKAITAEQIKAVNWPGTDAPQGAYANTADVVSRIARVSMMPGEPVLPGKLAPKGATGGLASIIPDGKRAITVKVNEVIAVAGFALPGSYVDVLVSGKDASHQPFARTVLNRVKVLAIAQETTAEPDKPKVVNAVTLELTPHESEKLDLARSIGSLSLVLRNELDTGEENSAGVRMSDLMYAQSTSGTSSSTTAHAPASRQYRGPEEIRGTSRQSVATP is encoded by the coding sequence GTGAAAAAACCAATCATCGCTGCCATCGCACTCATTCTCGGTGCGATGGCGGCATTTACCGCCGCCCGCTGGGTGAACGTTGCCCAGCACACAGGGCCCAAGGTCGTCATCGTGGCACTGCCGATAGAACTCGGCAAAGCCATTACGGCCGAACAGATCAAGGCAGTCAACTGGCCGGGTACAGATGCCCCACAGGGGGCTTATGCCAACACCGCAGATGTGGTAAGCCGGATTGCCCGGGTTTCCATGATGCCGGGAGAGCCTGTCCTGCCGGGGAAACTGGCCCCGAAAGGAGCCACAGGCGGGTTGGCATCGATCATCCCTGATGGGAAGAGAGCCATTACCGTCAAAGTGAACGAAGTGATTGCGGTCGCAGGATTCGCCCTGCCGGGAAGTTACGTGGATGTTCTGGTCAGCGGAAAAGACGCCAGCCATCAGCCATTTGCACGTACCGTGCTCAACCGGGTCAAAGTTCTTGCCATAGCCCAGGAAACCACTGCCGAGCCAGACAAGCCGAAAGTGGTCAATGCCGTTACCCTTGAGCTCACACCGCACGAATCCGAAAAGCTCGACCTTGCCCGCAGCATCGGATCGCTTTCCCTGGTCCTGCGCAATGAACTCGATACCGGGGAAGAAAACTCTGCGGGCGTTCGCATGAGCGATCTCATGTATGCACAGTCCACCAGTGGAACCTCGTCTTCAACGACTGCACATGCGCCAGCTTCGCGTCAGTATCGTGGCCCCGAAGAAATCCGCGGCACCAGCCGCCAAAGTGTTGCAACACCCTAG
- a CDS encoding Flp family type IVb pilin: MKNALKSLSFDLPVMLQSKLLAVKSQKGVTMIEYALLGSLIALIAIGGLTGLGPAIQAAFIAITAKIVVPA, encoded by the coding sequence ATGAAAAACGCACTCAAATCGCTCAGCTTTGATCTACCTGTCATGCTGCAGAGCAAACTACTCGCAGTCAAATCACAGAAAGGCGTCACCATGATCGAGTATGCATTGCTGGGATCTTTGATTGCTCTTATTGCAATAGGAGGCCTTACGGGTCTTGGACCAGCTATTCAGGCTGCTTTCATCGCAATCACAGCAAAAATTGTAGTACCAGCGTAA
- a CDS encoding M48 family metallopeptidase — protein sequence MHKPSTDPIPYTLKVSRRARSARLRMMPHEGLVVVIPMGFDRREVPALVERHREWIERTSLKLDRQRPEAQPELENGLPCMVKLSAVTEEWQVSYEGNRRRRLEDLCTLPFGLALPADASDPDTAIAVLQMWIKKKAGESLLPMLASTASSLGFSFVTSGVRIQHSRWGSCSSRGRITLNTKLIFLPPELVRYIIVHELCHTVHMNHSKAFWELVARHDPDFREHDLAMRHAWKYVPAWVGVK from the coding sequence ATGCATAAACCCTCTACAGACCCCATCCCCTATACGCTGAAGGTCAGCCGTCGTGCCCGCAGCGCACGGCTCAGGATGATGCCGCATGAGGGGCTTGTGGTGGTGATCCCGATGGGGTTCGACCGGCGGGAGGTTCCCGCCCTTGTCGAGCGCCACCGGGAGTGGATTGAGCGCACATCGCTGAAGCTCGACAGGCAGCGGCCTGAAGCGCAGCCGGAGCTGGAGAACGGCCTTCCATGCATGGTGAAGCTCAGTGCTGTCACGGAAGAGTGGCAGGTGTCGTATGAGGGGAATCGGCGCCGACGGCTTGAGGATCTCTGCACCCTGCCCTTCGGCCTTGCCCTTCCAGCTGATGCTTCGGATCCTGATACCGCCATCGCCGTGCTGCAGATGTGGATCAAAAAGAAAGCGGGGGAGAGCCTCCTGCCCATGCTTGCATCTACTGCTTCAAGCCTGGGGTTCAGCTTTGTGACTTCTGGCGTCAGGATCCAGCACTCCCGCTGGGGGAGCTGTTCATCCAGAGGGCGCATCACCCTCAACACCAAGCTCATCTTTCTCCCTCCGGAACTGGTCCGTTACATCATCGTGCATGAGCTCTGCCACACGGTGCACATGAACCATTCAAAAGCATTCTGGGAGCTCGTGGCCCGCCACGACCCCGATTTCCGGGAACACGACCTGGCGATGCGCCACGCATGGAAATACGTGCCGGCCTGGGTCGGGGTGAAGTGA
- the ald gene encoding alanine dehydrogenase, translating into MKIGIPLEIKTAETRVACTPAGVRHLVAGGHRVVVQSGAGAKSGFTDDKYRRAGAMVSASADKVWRCDLLVKVKEPVEEEYQYFRKGLVLFTYLHLAGNPELARRLLEAEVTAIAYETVQENGRLPLLSPMSEIAGKMSVLMGGYFLSSRFGGEGRLLGGVPGVLPASVVVLGGGSAGMHAAKVAAGLGSSVTLLELEQERMRFLESALPAQVHTLYSTRQHIEEQLASADLVIGAVLVPGAAAPKLVLRSMLRSMKRGSVLVDIAIDQGGCFESSRPTTHEDPVFIEEGVLHYCVTNMPAAYPQTSTEALTGVTLPYIRRMADLGLESAMVMMPGLVAGLNTWQGRVVHPAIAESLSLQVHLNPFA; encoded by the coding sequence ATGAAGATCGGCATTCCATTGGAAATCAAAACGGCTGAAACGAGGGTTGCCTGCACGCCGGCCGGCGTGCGCCACCTTGTGGCGGGCGGCCACCGGGTGGTGGTGCAGTCCGGTGCAGGTGCAAAGAGCGGCTTTACGGATGACAAGTACCGCAGGGCCGGAGCCATGGTGAGTGCTTCTGCTGACAAGGTGTGGCGGTGCGATCTCCTGGTGAAGGTAAAGGAACCGGTGGAGGAGGAGTACCAGTATTTCCGCAAGGGGCTTGTGCTTTTCACCTATCTGCACCTTGCCGGCAACCCGGAGCTGGCCCGGCGGCTGCTTGAGGCGGAGGTGACCGCCATTGCCTACGAGACGGTGCAGGAGAACGGCCGCCTGCCGCTTCTATCTCCCATGAGTGAAATTGCGGGGAAAATGAGTGTCCTGATGGGCGGCTATTTCCTCAGCAGCCGGTTTGGCGGAGAGGGCAGGCTGCTTGGCGGGGTGCCGGGTGTGCTTCCGGCCAGTGTAGTGGTGCTTGGCGGTGGTTCGGCCGGCATGCATGCCGCCAAAGTCGCAGCCGGTCTCGGCTCTTCGGTGACCCTGCTTGAACTCGAACAGGAGCGGATGCGGTTCCTCGAATCCGCTCTTCCTGCCCAGGTCCATACCCTCTATTCAACCCGCCAGCATATCGAAGAACAGCTGGCTTCCGCCGATCTGGTCATAGGCGCGGTGCTGGTGCCGGGTGCCGCAGCGCCGAAACTGGTCCTGCGTTCAATGCTCCGGAGCATGAAGCGTGGGTCGGTGCTGGTCGACATCGCCATCGATCAGGGAGGATGCTTCGAGTCGTCCCGGCCGACAACCCATGAAGACCCTGTGTTCATAGAAGAGGGGGTGCTCCACTACTGCGTGACCAACATGCCGGCCGCCTACCCGCAGACTTCGACTGAAGCCCTTACGGGCGTGACCCTTCCCTATATCCGGAGAATGGCGGATCTCGGTCTCGAGAGCGCCATGGTGATGATGCCGGGTCTGGTGGCGGGGCTCAACACCTGGCAGGGAAGGGTGGTCCATCCTGCCATCGCCGAATCCCTTTCGCTGCAGGTGCACCTGAACCCTTTCGCCTGA
- a CDS encoding PPC domain-containing DNA-binding protein has protein sequence MKHAEARPGRTFVIRLEDGEILHEQLEAFAERESITRASLIAVGAADKGSRLVVGPEESRENPPKPMTLELYDAHEITGTGTLFPDSSGKPILHMHMACGREENSVTGCARAGVKVWHVMEVVLTELLDTEARRMVDPVTGFELLEP, from the coding sequence ATGAAACATGCAGAAGCCCGACCCGGAAGAACCTTCGTCATCCGCCTTGAAGATGGCGAAATTCTCCATGAACAACTTGAAGCCTTTGCTGAAAGAGAGAGCATCACGCGAGCCTCGCTCATTGCCGTGGGAGCGGCCGACAAGGGCAGCCGCCTCGTCGTCGGGCCGGAGGAAAGCAGGGAAAACCCGCCGAAGCCGATGACGCTCGAGCTCTACGACGCCCACGAAATCACCGGTACCGGCACCCTGTTCCCCGACAGCAGCGGCAAACCCATCCTGCACATGCACATGGCCTGCGGACGGGAGGAAAACTCCGTTACAGGGTGCGCCCGGGCAGGAGTGAAGGTATGGCATGTGATGGAGGTGGTGCTCACGGAACTCCTCGACACCGAAGCCCGGCGCATGGTTGACCCTGTGACGGGCTTCGAGCTGCTGGAACCCTGA
- a CDS encoding TspO/MBR family protein, protein MSTWYDSLIKPPLTPPKQVFGPVWAVLYILIFTSLILYFLTPAKPQFTLTTIVLIVHFTAGFSWTSLFFGRKQILPALADIVLMDITLIAIILLFLPVNPLSAWLLLPYLLWSLLATYLNLGFWRLNRKSPPRSA, encoded by the coding sequence ATGTCAACCTGGTACGACAGCCTCATCAAGCCGCCCCTTACTCCTCCCAAACAGGTGTTCGGCCCGGTATGGGCGGTGCTCTACATCCTGATATTCACATCCCTCATTCTCTACTTCCTGACGCCCGCAAAACCGCAGTTCACCTTGACCACCATCGTTCTCATCGTCCATTTCACGGCAGGGTTCAGCTGGACCAGCCTGTTCTTCGGGCGGAAACAGATACTGCCGGCTTTGGCGGACATCGTGCTTATGGACATCACCCTCATCGCCATCATCCTGCTCTTCCTCCCGGTGAACCCTCTTTCCGCATGGCTCCTTCTCCCCTATCTCCTCTGGTCGCTTCTGGCCACCTACCTGAACCTCGGCTTCTGGCGGCTCAACAGAAAATCTCCTCCCCGAAGCGCTTGA
- a CDS encoding SulP family inorganic anion transporter: MFKPKFFTVLPGLTKEQIAKDVVSGILVGIVALPLAIAFAIASGVSPEKGLITAVIGGFIVSFLGGSRVQIGGPTGAFIVILYGIVQQYGVNGLMLATLMAGVILILMGVAQFGSLIKFIPYPVIVGFTTGIAVIIFSTQIKDLLGLDMPTVPAEFIEKWHAYATHLTSFDPATTLTGALALLIIVFWPKVSRKIPGSIIALLVTTVLVQVLQLDVATIESRFGEIPSSLPAPSLPFFDFETIRNLIMPATTIALLGAIEALLSAVVADGMIGSRHKSNMELIAQGVANIVTPLFGGIPVTGAIARTATNIKNGGRTPIAGIVHALTLLAIMLLFGQWAKLIPMPTLAAILIVVAWNMSEYHVFRQLLKSPKSDVIVLLTTFSLTVLFDLTVAIEIGMLLAVILFMRRMAELTNVGVITRELKDRDEEDDPNTIVTRSVPEGVEVFEINGPFFFGAVSKFRDAMHIIEKAPKVRIVRMRQVYSIDATGLNMVKDMLADCRKSGTTLVLSGVHAQPMFALQQYELHDQIGEENIFGNIDDALDRSREILGLPKEGRKRDFVPSVQREKQED, translated from the coding sequence ATGTTCAAACCCAAGTTCTTTACCGTTCTTCCCGGGCTCACGAAGGAGCAGATTGCCAAAGACGTCGTCTCGGGCATTCTGGTCGGCATCGTCGCCCTGCCGCTCGCCATCGCATTCGCCATCGCTTCGGGGGTCTCTCCCGAAAAAGGCCTTATCACCGCCGTCATCGGCGGGTTCATCGTCTCGTTCCTCGGCGGCAGCCGGGTGCAGATAGGCGGACCAACCGGGGCGTTCATCGTCATTCTGTACGGCATCGTCCAGCAGTACGGCGTCAACGGCCTCATGCTCGCCACCCTCATGGCCGGTGTCATCCTCATCCTGATGGGCGTTGCGCAGTTCGGCTCCCTCATCAAGTTCATCCCCTACCCGGTCATCGTCGGCTTCACCACCGGCATCGCCGTCATCATCTTCTCTACCCAGATCAAGGACCTCCTCGGCCTCGACATGCCAACCGTCCCGGCGGAGTTCATCGAGAAATGGCATGCCTACGCCACCCATCTCACCTCCTTTGATCCGGCCACAACCCTCACCGGCGCCCTCGCCCTCCTCATCATCGTCTTCTGGCCGAAAGTCTCCAGGAAAATCCCGGGCTCCATCATCGCGCTCCTCGTCACCACCGTCCTCGTCCAGGTGCTGCAGCTCGACGTCGCCACCATTGAAAGCCGGTTCGGAGAGATCCCCTCCAGCCTCCCCGCACCCTCCCTTCCTTTTTTCGACTTTGAGACAATCCGCAACCTCATCATGCCGGCAACGACCATCGCCCTGCTCGGCGCCATTGAAGCGCTGCTCTCGGCAGTCGTGGCCGACGGCATGATCGGCAGCCGGCACAAGTCGAACATGGAGCTGATTGCACAGGGCGTGGCCAACATCGTCACCCCGCTCTTCGGCGGCATCCCCGTCACAGGCGCCATAGCCAGAACCGCCACCAACATCAAGAACGGAGGGAGGACCCCGATTGCCGGCATCGTCCATGCCCTGACGCTGCTGGCCATCATGCTGCTCTTCGGCCAATGGGCAAAACTCATTCCCATGCCGACGCTTGCAGCAATCCTCATCGTCGTTGCCTGGAACATGAGCGAATACCATGTCTTCCGCCAGCTCCTGAAAAGCCCCAAAAGCGACGTCATCGTCCTTCTGACCACCTTCAGCCTCACCGTGCTCTTCGACCTCACCGTCGCCATTGAAATCGGCATGCTTCTTGCCGTCATCCTCTTCATGCGCCGCATGGCCGAACTCACCAACGTCGGCGTCATCACCCGGGAACTCAAGGACCGGGACGAAGAGGACGATCCCAACACCATCGTCACCCGCAGCGTCCCCGAAGGGGTCGAGGTGTTTGAAATCAACGGCCCGTTCTTCTTTGGTGCCGTCTCGAAGTTCCGCGACGCCATGCACATCATCGAAAAAGCTCCCAAAGTACGCATCGTCAGGATGCGCCAGGTCTATTCGATTGACGCAACAGGCCTCAACATGGTGAAGGACATGCTGGCCGACTGCCGAAAGAGCGGCACAACCCTCGTCCTTTCGGGCGTCCATGCCCAGCCGATGTTTGCGCTGCAGCAGTATGAGCTCCATGACCAGATCGGCGAAGAGAACATCTTCGGCAACATCGACGATGCACTTGACCGCTCACGCGAAATTCTCGGGCTTCCCAAAGAGGGCCGGAAACGCGACTTCGTGCCCTCAGTGCAGCGGGAGAAACAGGAAGACTGA
- a CDS encoding cation:proton antiporter, with protein sequence MHEFDFLGELVLIGAMAVAIILVFQRLKIPPVIGLIFTGILLGPSGIGVVYDEKLISTLAELGVVLLLFTIGLEFSLDDLKRLRRIVLVGGVVQIVFTGLAISFLAYWLMLAIGREISTSAAIFLGFAFSVSSTAICLKILSDRDELELPHGRIALGILIFQDLAIVPLIIGISFLNPEAVPSLETVLRKIGFIVLFASGIFLGFRIFMPKMVRIIASLHAREVLVIGALVICFGAAYLTSLAGLSLALGSFVAGMVIASTDESHQISVTIDPFREAFTSIFFISVGLLLDVQMINLPLFAAMALGVLLVKGLLVTIVSVFLGNSIRVSLMAGMALAQIGEFSFVLADSGLANGVINQEVFQAMLAIIVVTMIVTPAMIALAPRIADQVAPALGFIPLVSRDAPLSTVRPADSTIICAGEIHAAIVGFGVNGQNVAAVLHATNISYSVLEIDRELVRTMRRKGEPIYYGDCTEQKSLLRAGIDHARAVVLGISDMTAVRRSIGMIRQINPKAFIIVRSRTLHRIDELYAAGADVVVTEKFETSIQIFSQLLNHFTVDPELILQQQEIIRRECEKIFRHSPGMLK encoded by the coding sequence ATGCACGAATTCGATTTTCTCGGCGAACTGGTCCTGATCGGCGCGATGGCCGTCGCCATCATTCTGGTGTTCCAGCGGCTGAAGATTCCGCCCGTCATCGGTCTCATCTTTACCGGTATTCTCCTTGGCCCTTCGGGCATCGGGGTCGTGTATGACGAAAAACTCATCTCCACCCTCGCCGAGCTCGGCGTGGTGCTCCTGCTCTTCACCATCGGACTTGAGTTCTCACTCGACGACCTCAAACGGCTCCGGCGGATCGTGCTCGTCGGCGGGGTGGTGCAGATTGTCTTTACCGGCCTGGCCATAAGCTTTCTGGCCTACTGGCTGATGCTGGCCATCGGCCGTGAGATCAGCACATCAGCCGCCATTTTCCTCGGCTTCGCCTTTTCAGTCAGCAGCACGGCGATCTGCCTGAAGATCCTCAGCGACCGCGATGAGCTGGAACTTCCGCACGGCCGCATCGCGCTCGGCATCCTGATTTTTCAGGACCTTGCCATCGTGCCGCTCATCATCGGCATCAGTTTCCTCAACCCAGAGGCGGTGCCTTCGCTGGAAACCGTGCTGCGCAAGATCGGCTTCATTGTGCTGTTTGCGTCGGGGATCTTTCTGGGGTTCCGGATCTTCATGCCCAAAATGGTGCGCATCATCGCCTCCCTGCATGCCCGTGAGGTGCTTGTCATCGGTGCGCTCGTCATCTGTTTCGGCGCGGCCTACCTGACCTCTCTTGCCGGTCTTTCGCTCGCACTCGGTTCGTTCGTTGCCGGCATGGTCATTGCCAGTACCGACGAAAGCCACCAGATCAGCGTAACGATCGATCCTTTCCGTGAAGCGTTCACCAGCATCTTTTTCATCTCGGTCGGTCTGCTTCTCGACGTGCAGATGATCAATCTTCCGCTCTTTGCCGCAATGGCTCTAGGGGTGCTTCTCGTCAAGGGGCTTCTGGTGACCATCGTGTCGGTTTTCCTCGGCAATTCGATACGGGTGAGCCTGATGGCCGGCATGGCGCTTGCGCAGATCGGAGAGTTCTCGTTCGTGCTTGCCGATAGCGGACTTGCCAACGGCGTCATCAACCAGGAGGTGTTCCAGGCGATGCTGGCCATCATCGTGGTGACGATGATCGTCACTCCCGCCATGATTGCCCTGGCTCCCCGTATTGCCGACCAGGTCGCCCCTGCCCTCGGCTTCATTCCCCTGGTCTCCCGCGACGCACCGCTCTCTACTGTACGCCCTGCCGACAGCACGATCATCTGTGCCGGTGAAATCCACGCAGCCATCGTCGGATTCGGCGTCAACGGCCAGAACGTGGCCGCGGTGCTGCACGCCACGAACATCTCCTATTCCGTGCTTGAAATCGATCGTGAGCTCGTCAGGACCATGCGCCGCAAAGGTGAACCGATATACTACGGCGACTGCACCGAGCAGAAGTCGCTGCTCCGTGCCGGCATCGACCACGCCCGCGCCGTGGTGCTCGGCATTTCCGACATGACGGCCGTTCGGCGCAGCATCGGCATGATCCGCCAGATCAACCCGAAAGCGTTCATCATCGTCCGCTCGCGCACCCTTCACCGGATCGATGAGCTCTATGCCGCCGGGGCCGATGTGGTGGTGACGGAGAAATTCGAGACATCGATCCAGATCTTCTCGCAGCTGCTCAACCATTTTACGGTCGATCCCGAGCTCATCCTGCAGCAGCAGGAGATCATCCGCCGCGAGTGCGAAAAGATTTTCCGTCATTCACCCGGGATGCTGAAATAA
- a CDS encoding alpha/beta fold hydrolase has product MAPLPPSVTPTEKFIAYCDRLRRDAASDDRDAARRATYELELAEGSRFVEVNGIVLHYHVSGPEDAKETMVLIHGWDCWWMWWHHVVHTLNQAGVRTIAYDMRGHGWSANDPTNHYHINSFAHDLDGLQKALGIERFHLAAFSFGALVALDYARHHSDRVRSMTFFNFGYLPNSEFIASFAPGTINFVFNIMLRKLTWWFPAYVFARLVLARNTVMQHDILIGFQSLGLCAPEAIEQTTGQITAQETTDAVPDMVRAVTAPILFVAGEGDGIMTAENTRKLQEMTGKGRYVGVPDCGHLITLELPDTASELILEQMRSVG; this is encoded by the coding sequence ATGGCACCCCTTCCCCCATCGGTAACCCCGACTGAAAAATTCATTGCATACTGCGACCGTCTTCGTCGCGATGCGGCTTCCGATGACCGGGACGCAGCCCGGCGGGCGACCTATGAGCTGGAGCTGGCGGAGGGCAGCCGCTTTGTCGAGGTCAACGGCATTGTCCTCCACTACCATGTTTCAGGGCCCGAGGATGCCAAAGAGACCATGGTGCTGATTCACGGATGGGACTGCTGGTGGATGTGGTGGCACCATGTGGTGCATACGCTGAACCAGGCGGGAGTGCGTACCATCGCCTACGACATGCGCGGCCACGGCTGGTCGGCAAACGACCCGACGAACCACTACCACATCAACTCGTTCGCCCATGACCTGGACGGGCTCCAGAAGGCCCTCGGAATCGAGCGGTTCCATCTGGCGGCTTTTTCCTTCGGTGCGCTTGTTGCGCTCGACTACGCGCGCCACCACTCGGACAGGGTTCGTTCCATGACCTTCTTCAACTTCGGCTACCTGCCGAACAGCGAATTCATTGCAAGCTTTGCGCCCGGCACCATCAATTTCGTCTTCAACATCATGCTCCGCAAGCTCACCTGGTGGTTTCCCGCCTATGTGTTCGCGCGTCTGGTGCTTGCCCGCAACACCGTGATGCAGCATGATATCCTGATCGGCTTCCAGAGCCTCGGCCTCTGCGCCCCCGAAGCCATCGAGCAGACCACCGGCCAGATCACCGCACAGGAAACCACCGATGCGGTGCCCGACATGGTAAGGGCTGTCACTGCCCCCATTCTTTTCGTGGCAGGGGAGGGTGACGGGATCATGACTGCCGAAAACACCCGGAAGCTGCAGGAGATGACCGGAAAAGGACGGTATGTGGGGGTTCCGGATTGCGGACATCTCATCACGCTCGAGCTGCCCGATACGGCTTCCGAACTGATTCTGGAGCAGATGCGCTCCGTCGGCTGA
- a CDS encoding phosphoribosylanthranilate isomerase, giving the protein MTRIKICGITRMEDARAAALFGADALGFNFSPESPRCVTKDAARTMVCALPPFIEGVGVFVEQDPREIIEICRYCGLSVAQLHGSRYSEEETKLVLEGVRVLKVFRPETDFTPAAVLRFREATGVSAFLFDTYRPGMEGGTGEQMEGSLAERIFSGLPEGCYGVLAGGLNPGNVREAVQSLRPYALDTASGVEESPGIKSHEKMQAFVQAVRAAGER; this is encoded by the coding sequence ATGACCAGAATCAAGATCTGCGGAATCACCAGAATGGAGGACGCCCGGGCTGCCGCACTCTTCGGCGCCGATGCACTGGGGTTCAACTTCAGCCCGGAAAGCCCCCGCTGCGTCACAAAGGATGCTGCCCGCACGATGGTTTGCGCACTGCCTCCGTTTATCGAGGGCGTCGGCGTATTCGTTGAACAGGATCCCCGGGAGATTATCGAGATCTGCCGCTACTGCGGGCTCAGTGTGGCGCAGCTGCACGGAAGCCGGTACAGCGAGGAAGAGACGAAGCTGGTTCTGGAGGGGGTACGGGTGCTGAAGGTGTTCCGGCCGGAAACGGACTTCACTCCCGCCGCAGTCCTACGCTTTCGGGAAGCCACCGGCGTCAGCGCATTTCTCTTCGACACCTACCGTCCGGGCATGGAGGGCGGAACCGGAGAGCAGATGGAAGGCTCTCTGGCGGAGAGGATCTTCAGCGGGCTGCCTGAGGGATGCTACGGGGTTCTGGCCGGGGGGCTGAACCCCGGCAACGTCAGAGAGGCCGTGCAGTCGCTCCGCCCCTACGCACTCGACACGGCGAGCGGTGTCGAAGAGTCGCCCGGCATCAAGAGCCACGAAAAGATGCAGGCATTCGTTCAGGCGGTTCGGGCGGCTGGAGAGCGCTGA
- the ahcY gene encoding adenosylhomocysteinase: MTIEATALAYKVADISLAEWGRKEIDIAEKEMPGLMAIRKKYAGQKPLKGARVAGSLHMTIQTAVLIETLVDLGADVRWASCNIFSTQDHAAAAIAATGVPVFAWKGETLEDYWWCTRQILDFGDGQGPNLIVDDGGDATLMIILGYKIENNPSMLQNAGGNAEERALFGQLKAIYEEDSNRWHKVAKEMKGVSEETTTGVHRLYQMMEKGELLFPAINVNDSVTKSKFDNLYGCRESLADGIKRATDVMIAGKVAVVLGYGDVGKGCAHSMRSYGARVIVTEIDPICALQAAMEGFEVTTMDKAVKEGNIFVTTTGNKDVVTLEHMKQMPDEAIVCNIGHFDNEIQVEPLNEYKGATKLNIKPQVDKYTFEDGHCIYLLAEGRLVNLGCATGHPSFVMSNSFTNQTLAQIELWKNDYKVDVYRLPKALDEEVARLHLEQIGVKLTTLSKEQAEYIGVPVTGPYKPEHYRY, translated from the coding sequence ATGACTATCGAAGCCACTGCGCTTGCCTACAAGGTAGCCGACATCTCCCTTGCAGAATGGGGCCGCAAAGAGATTGATATCGCTGAAAAAGAGATGCCCGGCCTGATGGCCATCCGCAAGAAATATGCCGGCCAGAAACCCCTGAAAGGTGCCCGTGTCGCAGGCTCCCTCCACATGACCATCCAGACCGCAGTCCTCATCGAGACCCTCGTTGACCTCGGTGCCGATGTCCGGTGGGCCAGCTGCAACATCTTCTCCACCCAGGACCATGCTGCCGCAGCCATCGCCGCAACCGGCGTACCGGTCTTCGCCTGGAAGGGCGAGACCCTTGAAGACTACTGGTGGTGCACCCGCCAGATCCTCGACTTCGGCGACGGCCAGGGCCCGAACCTGATCGTCGACGATGGCGGCGACGCTACCCTCATGATCATCCTCGGCTACAAGATCGAGAACAACCCCTCGATGCTCCAGAACGCCGGCGGCAACGCTGAAGAGCGCGCACTGTTCGGACAGCTGAAGGCCATCTACGAAGAGGACAGCAACCGCTGGCACAAGGTCGCAAAAGAGATGAAGGGTGTGTCGGAAGAGACCACGACCGGTGTCCACCGTCTGTACCAGATGATGGAAAAGGGCGAACTGCTTTTCCCCGCCATCAACGTGAACGACTCCGTCACCAAGTCGAAGTTCGACAACCTTTACGGCTGCCGTGAATCGCTTGCCGACGGCATCAAGCGCGCAACCGATGTGATGATCGCCGGCAAGGTCGCCGTCGTCCTCGGTTACGGCGATGTCGGAAAGGGCTGTGCTCATTCCATGCGCTCCTACGGTGCCCGCGTGATCGTCACCGAGATCGATCCCATCTGCGCACTCCAGGCCGCAATGGAGGGCTTTGAAGTCACAACCATGGACAAGGCAGTCAAAGAGGGCAACATCTTCGTCACCACTACCGGAAACAAGGATGTCGTCACCCTTGAGCATATGAAGCAGATGCCCGACGAGGCGATTGTCTGCAACATCGGCCACTTCGACAACGAAATCCAGGTAGAACCGCTCAACGAGTACAAGGGCGCCACAAAGCTCAACATCAAGCCGCAGGTAGACAAGTACACCTTCGAAGACGGCCACTGCATCTACCTTCTGGCAGAAGGACGCCTGGTGAACCTCGGATGCGCCACCGGCCACCCGTCGTTCGTCATGAGCAACTCCTTCACCAACCAGACCCTGGCCCAGATCGAGCTCTGGAAGAACGACTACAAGGTTGATGTCTACCGTCTGCCCAAAGCGCTCGACGAAGAGGTTGCACGCCTGCACCTCGAGCAGATCGGCGTCAAGCTGACCACCCTGTCAAAGGAACAGGCCGAGTACATCGGCGTTCCGGTAACAGGCCCTTACAAGCCCGAGCACTACCGCTACTGA